One Brachybacterium aquaticum genomic region harbors:
- the metX gene encoding homoserine O-acetyltransferase MetX has translation MTLLGQHRSGTADAQASQESSAARSGAWSPACGVGDRLFAPLGGLALESGEVLEDVTLAYESWGTLDADGGNAVLVLHALTGDSHVIGPAGPSHPTGGWWEDLVGPGRPIDTDRYFVVAPNVLGGCQGSTGPSSPAPDGRPYGSRFPQLTVRDQVAAEHRLSQRLGIERWALVIGGSMGGMRAVEWGVTHPQQVERLAVIASSARATADQIAWNSAQIAAIRVDPGFHGGDYYELPPEDGPHLGLGIARRIAHTTYRTATELETRFGNRPQEPENPLDGSGRHQVTSYLDHHAVKLSRRFDANSYLTLVQSMSTHDVGRGRGGTAAALGRITARTLAVAIDSDRLFPPTLVHEIAEHVEGAQWHVASSPIGHDAFLLAHPGLEEWIGALLAD, from the coding sequence ATGACCCTCCTCGGACAGCACCGCAGCGGCACCGCGGACGCGCAGGCGTCGCAGGAGTCGAGCGCGGCCCGCTCCGGCGCCTGGAGCCCCGCCTGCGGCGTAGGGGACCGACTCTTCGCACCGCTCGGCGGACTCGCGCTCGAGAGCGGCGAGGTGCTCGAGGACGTCACCCTGGCCTACGAGTCCTGGGGGACCCTCGATGCCGACGGCGGCAACGCCGTGCTCGTGCTCCATGCGCTGACCGGCGACTCCCACGTGATCGGCCCGGCCGGTCCCTCGCACCCCACCGGCGGCTGGTGGGAGGACCTCGTCGGCCCCGGCCGCCCCATCGACACCGACCGCTACTTCGTCGTCGCCCCGAACGTGCTGGGCGGCTGCCAGGGCAGCACCGGTCCCAGCTCGCCCGCGCCCGACGGTCGGCCCTACGGCTCCCGCTTCCCCCAGCTGACCGTCCGCGACCAGGTCGCGGCCGAGCACCGCCTCTCCCAGCGGCTCGGTATCGAGCGCTGGGCGCTCGTGATCGGCGGCTCCATGGGCGGGATGCGAGCCGTCGAATGGGGAGTCACCCACCCCCAGCAAGTCGAGCGCCTCGCCGTGATCGCCTCCTCCGCCCGCGCCACCGCCGACCAGATCGCCTGGAACAGCGCCCAGATCGCCGCGATCCGCGTCGACCCCGGCTTCCACGGCGGTGACTACTACGAGCTCCCGCCCGAGGACGGCCCCCATCTCGGCCTCGGCATCGCCCGGCGGATCGCCCACACCACCTACCGCACCGCGACCGAGCTGGAGACCCGTTTCGGGAACCGGCCGCAGGAGCCGGAGAACCCGCTGGACGGCAGCGGTCGCCATCAGGTCACCAGCTACCTCGACCATCACGCCGTGAAACTCTCGCGCCGCTTCGACGCGAACTCCTACCTCACCCTCGTCCAGTCGATGAGCACCCATGACGTGGGCCGAGGGCGCGGCGGGACCGCCGCGGCGCTCGGACGGATCACCGCCCGCACCCTCGCCGTCGCGATCGACTCCGACCGCCTGTTCCCTCCGACGCTCGTCCACGAGATCGCCGAGCACGTGGAGGGTGCGCAGTGGCACGTCGCCAGCTCGCCCATCGGACACGATGCCTTCCTGCTGGCCCATCCGGGACTGGAGGAGTGGATCGGTGCTCTGCTGGCCGACTAA
- a CDS encoding DUF7455 domain-containing protein, giving the protein MNLTLEAPRLTAHDRCDRCGAQAYVKVLLEAGGELMFCAHHARAHEDALKGIASEVIDETERLHIKPEPVED; this is encoded by the coding sequence ATGAACCTCACTCTCGAAGCTCCCCGGCTCACGGCTCATGACCGCTGCGACCGCTGCGGCGCCCAGGCGTACGTCAAGGTGCTGCTCGAGGCCGGTGGCGAGCTCATGTTCTGCGCCCACCACGCCCGCGCCCACGAGGACGCCCTGAAGGGCATCGCCTCCGAGGTCATCGACGAGACCGAGCGCCTGCACATCAAGCCGGAGCCGGTCGAGGATTGA
- a CDS encoding PASTA domain-containing protein, producing MSSATSTSPGISLLLDDRYRVEEPIARGGMATVHRGHDERLDRVVALKIMHPHLAMDEEFRRRFGREARAAARLAHRNVVGVFDQGGDGDRIYLAMELVEGETLRARIVKRHRLTVGETLRITEQVLEALVAAHRAGIVHRDIKPENILLDLTDTVKVADFGLARAIGTNNSSTGAALLGTVAYISPEVVTRGEADERSDLYSLGVVIFEMLTGRQPFQGEQPVHVAFQHVHDDIPAPSTVVTGIPRELDSLVTWAAARTVSQRPASAEDLLRAVRELLSTLPARVLGTRPEPRKDTATGDLPRVTASLDEVAAELLGRPRAFDPAAGLGAGPTAGAGAADEDSAPATAGDHDESRAAASADLGDADGTDAAATDTGATDADTHATSGADEPAAASSPAPAAEEQDETSRSVVLRSPRERRGRHLPVGTRHRSRPMAALAALSLAAALVGGAWTGGDWYLNTGPGADRTVPLVTGTPLADAEAALSASDLTVRTEERFDASVPAGHVISSEPSTGATVKKGDDIRVVVSKGEETFPVPALEGVALEDARAEVEALGLELVEDDPEYSETVPEGQVISQSASADALPVGGEVHVVVSQGRMPLSVPNETGNSGSAARSALEAAGFEVTVGEAHSASVPRGAVVSQSPASGTLYRGDTVHIVTSLGPEMVTVPDVFRQPEAQARATLEAAGFSVSVVHDKGDPVFGQVYEQSAAAGGQLAKGSTITIKVF from the coding sequence GTGAGTTCGGCGACGTCGACTTCCCCCGGCATCAGCCTGCTCCTCGACGACCGTTATCGGGTCGAGGAGCCGATCGCGCGCGGCGGAATGGCGACCGTGCACCGCGGCCATGACGAGCGTCTGGATCGCGTGGTCGCCCTGAAGATCATGCATCCCCATCTGGCGATGGACGAGGAGTTCCGGCGACGCTTCGGCCGCGAGGCCCGTGCCGCGGCCCGCCTCGCGCACCGCAACGTGGTGGGAGTGTTCGACCAGGGCGGCGACGGCGACCGCATCTACCTGGCGATGGAGCTCGTCGAGGGCGAGACGCTGCGGGCCCGGATCGTGAAGAGGCACCGCCTCACAGTCGGCGAGACCCTGCGCATCACCGAGCAGGTGCTCGAGGCGCTCGTCGCCGCGCATCGCGCCGGCATCGTCCACCGTGACATCAAGCCCGAGAACATCCTGCTGGACCTCACCGACACGGTGAAGGTCGCGGACTTCGGCCTCGCCCGCGCGATCGGGACGAACAACTCCTCCACCGGTGCGGCGCTGCTGGGCACCGTCGCCTACATCAGCCCCGAGGTCGTCACCCGCGGCGAGGCCGACGAACGCAGCGACCTCTACTCCCTCGGCGTCGTGATCTTCGAGATGCTCACCGGGCGCCAGCCGTTCCAGGGCGAGCAGCCCGTGCACGTCGCCTTCCAGCACGTCCACGACGACATCCCCGCCCCGTCCACCGTGGTCACCGGCATCCCGCGGGAGCTGGACTCGCTGGTGACCTGGGCTGCGGCGCGCACCGTCTCCCAGCGGCCCGCGAGCGCGGAAGACCTGCTGCGCGCGGTTCGGGAGCTGCTTTCGACCCTCCCCGCCCGCGTGCTCGGCACCCGTCCGGAGCCGCGCAAGGACACCGCCACCGGCGACCTGCCGCGCGTCACCGCCTCCCTCGACGAGGTCGCCGCCGAGCTACTGGGCCGCCCCCGCGCCTTCGATCCCGCCGCAGGTCTCGGAGCAGGTCCCACAGCGGGCGCCGGTGCGGCCGACGAGGACTCGGCCCCGGCGACGGCCGGCGACCACGACGAGTCCCGGGCGGCTGCGTCGGCCGACCTCGGCGACGCAGACGGGACCGACGCAGCCGCGACCGACACAGGTGCGACCGACGCCGACACCCACGCCACCTCCGGGGCTGACGAGCCCGCCGCCGCGTCCTCCCCTGCTCCCGCCGCCGAGGAGCAGGACGAGACCTCGCGCAGCGTCGTCCTGCGCTCCCCCCGCGAACGGCGCGGCCGCCACCTGCCGGTCGGGACGCGCCACCGCTCCCGTCCCATGGCGGCGCTCGCCGCGCTGAGCCTCGCCGCGGCCCTCGTCGGCGGGGCCTGGACCGGCGGGGACTGGTACCTGAACACCGGTCCGGGCGCGGACCGCACCGTCCCCCTGGTCACCGGCACCCCGCTCGCCGATGCCGAGGCGGCGCTGAGCGCCTCCGACCTCACCGTGCGCACCGAGGAGCGCTTCGACGCCTCCGTCCCGGCCGGGCACGTCATCTCCTCGGAGCCCTCCACCGGCGCCACCGTGAAGAAGGGCGACGACATCCGCGTCGTCGTCTCCAAGGGCGAGGAGACCTTCCCGGTGCCCGCGCTCGAGGGCGTCGCCCTCGAGGATGCCCGCGCCGAGGTCGAGGCGCTGGGCCTCGAGCTCGTCGAGGACGATCCCGAGTACTCGGAGACCGTGCCCGAGGGGCAGGTCATCTCGCAGTCCGCCTCGGCCGACGCGCTGCCCGTCGGCGGCGAGGTGCACGTGGTCGTCTCCCAGGGGCGGATGCCGCTGAGCGTCCCGAACGAGACCGGCAACTCCGGCTCCGCCGCCCGCTCCGCTCTCGAGGCCGCCGGGTTCGAGGTCACCGTGGGCGAGGCCCACTCGGCGAGCGTGCCTCGCGGCGCGGTGGTCTCCCAGTCCCCCGCCTCCGGCACCCTGTACCGCGGGGACACCGTCCACATCGTCACCTCGCTCGGCCCCGAGATGGTGACCGTCCCGGACGTGTTCCGCCAGCCCGAGGCCCAGGCGCGCGCCACCCTCGAGGCGGCCGGGTTCTCGGTCAGCGTCGTCCACGACAAGGGCGACCCCGTGTTCGGGCAGGTCTACGAGCAGTCCGCCGCCGCGGGCGGCCAGCTCGCCAAGGGCTCCACCATCACCATCAAGGTGTTCTGA
- a CDS encoding GNAT family N-acetyltransferase, which yields MTTPPSHAPTDPPVLRVRRVGPEDWASHRALRLDMLDADPDAFWADPAEACARTEQDWRDELAGPRIHLQAVRAEQEPGGEQEPGGEQEPGGEQEPGGEQEPGAQHALGGEEVLGGIALLPTGYTPEHPIPADRAHIVSLWVRPTGRGRGVSRLLLAELARIALELGRPDLRLDVDDTNLPARRLYARLGFVETGQREPRESRGTQWVEYAIRAEELLAQE from the coding sequence ATGACCACCCCGCCCTCCCACGCGCCGACGGACCCGCCCGTCCTGCGGGTGCGCCGCGTCGGCCCCGAGGACTGGGCCTCCCATCGCGCGCTGCGCCTGGACATGCTCGACGCCGACCCCGACGCGTTCTGGGCCGACCCCGCCGAGGCCTGCGCCCGCACCGAGCAGGACTGGCGCGACGAGCTCGCCGGCCCTCGCATCCACCTCCAGGCCGTGCGAGCGGAGCAGGAGCCGGGCGGAGAGCAGGAGCCGGGCGGAGAGCAGGAGCCGGGCGGAGAGCAGGAGCCGGGCGGCGAGCAGGAGCCGGGCGCCCAGCACGCGCTGGGAGGCGAGGAGGTGCTCGGTGGGATCGCCCTGCTGCCGACCGGATACACCCCCGAGCACCCGATCCCCGCGGACCGCGCGCACATCGTCTCCCTGTGGGTGCGGCCGACAGGCCGGGGTCGGGGCGTCTCGCGCCTGCTGCTGGCGGAGCTGGCACGGATCGCCCTCGAGCTCGGCCGCCCGGACCTGCGCCTGGACGTCGACGACACCAACCTCCCCGCTCGGAGGCTCTACGCGCGGCTCGGCTTCGTCGAGACCGGGCAGCGCGAGCCGCGGGAGAGCCGCGGCACCCAGTGGGTCGAGTACGCGATCCGCGCCGAGGAGCTGCTGGCCCAGGAGTAG
- a CDS encoding RNA polymerase sigma factor, with product MSRAEKTDRPSAVDRPHRAAAGRRNSVTSSKTAEPTTAKGSTRAAASKTTEAVENDAPAADEAGTTKTTTKEAAKKKAASTSKPRSTAAAAKKKTVKKTTAKDAPEDVDTDAEDAPEDAEGTETAEGAKTSGTDDKVEESGGFVFNASEDDAPAQQVVTAGATADPVKDYLKQIGKVALLNAAQEVELAERIEAGLYAEQKLKADESIRKTKAGRELAIIAEDGRAAKDHLLEANLRLVVSLAKRYTGRGMLFLDLIQEGNLGLIRAVEKFDYAKGYKFSTYATWWIRQAITRAMADQARTIRIPVHMVEVINKLARVQRQMLQDLGREPTPEELAKELDMTPEKVVEVQKYGREPISLHTPLGEDGDSEFGDLIEDSEAVVPADAVSFTLLQEQLHSVLDTLSEREAGVVSMRFGLEDGQPKTLDEIGKVYGVTRERIRQIESKTMSKLRHPSRSQVLRDYLD from the coding sequence GTGAGCCGCGCCGAGAAGACCGATCGCCCGAGTGCGGTGGACCGCCCGCATCGGGCCGCCGCCGGAAGAAGGAACTCTGTGACCTCCTCCAAGACTGCTGAGCCCACCACGGCGAAGGGCAGCACCCGCGCCGCGGCCTCGAAGACCACCGAGGCCGTCGAGAACGACGCCCCCGCCGCCGACGAGGCCGGGACCACGAAGACCACCACGAAGGAAGCCGCCAAGAAGAAGGCGGCGAGCACCTCGAAGCCGCGCAGCACCGCTGCCGCGGCCAAGAAGAAGACGGTGAAGAAGACCACCGCCAAGGACGCCCCCGAGGACGTCGACACCGACGCCGAGGACGCTCCGGAGGATGCCGAGGGCACCGAGACCGCCGAGGGCGCGAAGACCTCCGGCACCGACGACAAGGTCGAGGAGTCCGGTGGCTTCGTCTTCAACGCCTCCGAGGACGACGCCCCCGCCCAGCAGGTCGTCACCGCCGGCGCGACCGCCGACCCGGTCAAGGACTACCTCAAGCAGATCGGCAAGGTCGCACTGCTGAACGCCGCGCAGGAGGTTGAGCTCGCCGAGCGCATCGAGGCCGGCCTCTACGCCGAGCAGAAGCTGAAGGCCGACGAGTCGATCCGCAAGACCAAGGCCGGTCGCGAGCTCGCGATCATCGCCGAGGACGGCCGCGCCGCCAAGGACCACCTGCTCGAGGCGAACCTGCGCCTGGTCGTCTCCCTCGCCAAGCGCTACACCGGCCGCGGCATGCTCTTCCTGGACCTGATCCAGGAGGGCAACCTGGGCCTCATCCGCGCGGTCGAGAAGTTCGACTACGCCAAGGGCTACAAGTTCTCCACCTACGCCACCTGGTGGATCCGTCAGGCCATCACCCGCGCCATGGCGGACCAGGCCCGCACCATCCGCATCCCCGTGCACATGGTCGAGGTCATCAACAAGCTGGCCCGCGTCCAGCGCCAGATGCTGCAGGACCTGGGCCGCGAGCCCACCCCGGAGGAGCTCGCCAAGGAGCTCGACATGACCCCGGAGAAGGTCGTCGAGGTCCAGAAGTACGGCCGCGAGCCGATCTCCCTGCACACCCCGCTCGGCGAGGACGGCGACAGCGAGTTCGGCGACCTCATCGAGGACTCCGAGGCCGTCGTGCCCGCGGACGCCGTGAGCTTCACCCTCCTGCAGGAGCAGCTCCACTCGGTGCTGGACACCCTCTCCGAGCGCGAGGCCGGCGTGGTCTCCATGCGCTTCGGCCTCGAGGACGGCCAGCCCAAGACGCTGGACGAGATCGGCAAGGTCTACGGCGTGACCCGCGAGCGGATCCGCCAGATCGAGTCCAAGACCATGAGCAAGCTGCGCCACCCCTCGCGCTCGCAGGTCCTTCGCGACTACCTCGACTGA
- a CDS encoding helix-turn-helix domain-containing protein, which translates to MNDLDTLITDWLTLPDVAERLDVEVSRVRRLIEEGKLVAVRRGDPVVRSVPALFLVDGEIAPHLSGTITVLRDGGFTDEELLAWLFEEDETLPGRPIDHLRRGQRGEVRRRALALAL; encoded by the coding sequence GTGAACGACCTGGACACCCTCATCACCGACTGGCTCACCCTTCCCGACGTCGCCGAGCGGCTCGACGTCGAGGTCTCCCGCGTCCGCCGCCTCATCGAGGAGGGCAAGCTCGTCGCCGTGCGACGCGGCGACCCGGTGGTGCGCTCGGTCCCCGCGCTGTTCCTGGTCGACGGGGAGATCGCCCCGCACCTCTCCGGCACGATCACGGTGCTGCGCGACGGCGGTTTCACCGACGAGGAGCTGCTGGCGTGGCTGTTCGAGGAGGACGAGACCCTGCCGGGCCGTCCGATCGACCACCTGCGCCGCGGTCAGCGCGGCGAGGTGCGCCGACGCGCCCTCGCGCTCGCACTCTGA
- a CDS encoding universal stress protein — protein sequence MTIVVGYAPSTQGRAALGAGIRYAARTGEPLLVAAHQHAVPGTGTTAATEEEVLAAVEDLGGSTEGVTVQRGEDREIGEFVLSVVEESSASLVVIGLRRKAPIGKLNLGASARKIVLGAPCPVLAVKDDRLH from the coding sequence GTGACCATCGTCGTGGGGTACGCCCCGTCCACGCAGGGCCGGGCCGCGCTCGGCGCCGGGATCCGGTACGCCGCACGGACCGGCGAGCCGCTGCTCGTCGCCGCGCACCAGCACGCCGTGCCCGGCACCGGCACCACCGCCGCGACCGAGGAGGAGGTGCTCGCCGCGGTCGAGGACCTCGGCGGCAGCACCGAGGGCGTCACCGTGCAGCGCGGCGAGGACCGCGAGATCGGCGAGTTCGTGCTCTCCGTCGTCGAGGAGAGCAGCGCGAGCCTCGTGGTGATCGGGCTGCGCCGCAAGGCGCCCATCGGCAAGCTCAACCTCGGCGCCTCCGCCCGGAAGATCGTGCTCGGCGCGCCCTGCCCCGTGCTCGCCGTCAAGGACGACCGCCTGCACTGA
- a CDS encoding polyprenyl synthetase family protein has product MTSAGHSPASAGSEHAIAEHAAEPGTGAAPSADRLRELDQLLVAKVAEITAKELDSRRAQLAEIAPEAASLVDDLERFLEGGKLLRPRFCFWGGVAALGREPDEAEIDALARLGAGIELVQAAALLHDDVIDHSPMRRGRPAQHEQARTRHEAAGLAGSSTEYGVAVAIVLGDLALSWSEQVAAAVGGQPERVARALAEFEALRTEVMSGQFLDVLHQAGGFASAPDAEKAALSVIRWKTVPYTVLRPVRVGAALMGAQDAALETLSTWAIEVGTAFQLRDDLLSVIGDQDETGKPIGGDIVEGKRTVLLARTAAAADEAGRRLLAEVVGAAEAPTDRIEAVHELMISTGAVASVAGDVRAQAARAADLLAGAEELGELGRGGLAALAAQATDVGSLPS; this is encoded by the coding sequence ATGACCTCTGCCGGGCACTCCCCCGCGTCCGCGGGATCCGAGCACGCCATCGCCGAGCACGCCGCCGAGCCCGGGACCGGTGCGGCCCCGTCGGCCGACCGCCTCCGCGAGCTGGACCAGCTGCTGGTCGCGAAGGTCGCGGAGATCACCGCGAAGGAGCTCGACTCCCGTCGCGCGCAGCTGGCGGAGATCGCGCCGGAGGCGGCATCCCTCGTGGACGATCTCGAGCGCTTCCTCGAGGGCGGCAAGCTGCTGCGGCCGCGGTTCTGCTTCTGGGGCGGGGTCGCCGCACTCGGCCGAGAGCCGGACGAGGCGGAGATCGACGCGCTCGCCCGCCTCGGGGCCGGGATCGAGCTCGTGCAGGCGGCGGCCCTGCTGCATGACGACGTCATCGACCACTCCCCCATGCGGCGCGGTCGTCCCGCCCAGCACGAGCAGGCCCGGACCCGGCACGAGGCGGCAGGCCTCGCCGGCTCTTCCACGGAGTACGGGGTCGCCGTCGCGATCGTGCTCGGCGACCTGGCGCTGAGCTGGTCCGAGCAGGTGGCTGCGGCGGTCGGCGGTCAGCCGGAGCGCGTCGCCCGGGCGCTCGCCGAGTTCGAGGCGCTGCGCACCGAGGTCATGTCGGGCCAGTTCCTGGACGTCCTCCACCAGGCCGGCGGCTTCGCCTCGGCGCCGGATGCGGAGAAGGCGGCGCTGTCCGTGATCCGCTGGAAGACCGTCCCCTATACGGTGCTGCGCCCGGTGCGGGTGGGGGCCGCGCTGATGGGGGCGCAGGACGCGGCGCTCGAGACCCTCTCGACCTGGGCGATCGAGGTCGGCACCGCGTTCCAGCTGCGCGACGACCTGCTGAGCGTCATCGGTGATCAGGACGAGACCGGCAAGCCGATCGGCGGGGACATCGTCGAGGGCAAGCGCACGGTGCTGCTGGCCCGCACGGCTGCTGCGGCCGACGAGGCAGGGCGGCGGCTGCTGGCCGAGGTGGTCGGCGCGGCGGAGGCGCCGACGGATCGCATCGAAGCCGTGCACGAGCTCATGATCTCCACCGGCGCGGTCGCGTCGGTCGCGGGCGACGTGCGCGCGCAGGCCGCGCGCGCCGCGGACCTGCTGGCAGGGGCCGAGGAGCTCGGCGAGCTGGGGCGCGGCGGGCTCGCCGCCCTCGCGGCGCAGGCGACCGACGTCGGGTCGCTGCCCTCCTGA